One window from the genome of Macaca fascicularis isolate 582-1 chromosome 7, T2T-MFA8v1.1 encodes:
- the LOC102133441 gene encoding golgin subfamily A member 8A-like isoform X1: MLPVDVNERKSEGLDTEGNRICPCVLHGAGPTSCATLKDLEVGGSGWRCSDQAGQPSNLLPQQGLGAPLPAETAHTHPSPNDCSLYLSPDSCSTSSPLHAPQSPCQEQAVVLDSRSVKISRLNNTIKSLEQQKKQVEHQLEEEKKANNEKQKAERELEVQIQRLNVQKKKLIIDVYRTKRSLIYFEEESKDLAARLQRSSQRTEELERALSAVTATQKKKEDRSSSRSETLLKTQLERSLQERALLKAHVTQVKESLKLVQLQRDEYAEHIKAERAQWQEMMRKMSQELCTLKKEKLHDMHRVEELERSLSQLKHQMAEPQPPEPPAVPAEEELQHLRKELERVSAELQAHVENHQHNNENKSARHLEQEVEELQEKLGQVNETGTSIQKEPEAAVPAPGTGGESVSGETPQALQEVMEKLESGLMDLLEEKADLRERVEKLEHRFTQYWRERCHQKIKHLITEPEGRATEATPGGGHHQAGPRRRDEGGAAGAAGVAVAAGADRNKGHRKFLAAAQSPDNEPGPGAPPPQELGAAHKHGDLCELSLSDSAETGQGEATEGSPHDNPTAQPIAQEHQEHQEHPGLGSNRCVPFFCWAWLRRRRR, from the exons atgttgccaGTTGATGTGAATGAAAGGAAGTCAGAGGGCTTAGACACTGAGGGGAACAGaatatgtccatgtgtactccaCGGGGCGGGCCCTACATCATGTGCTACCCTGAAGGATCTGGAGGTGGGAGGCTCTGGGTGGAGGTGCAGTGACCAGGCAGGCCAGCCCTCCAACCTCCTCCCACAGCAGGGACTCGGTGCCCCTCTGCCAGCTGAGACagcccacacacaccccagccctAATGATTGTTCTCTCTACCTCTCCCCCGACTCCtgctccacctcctcccctctgcATGCACCTCAGAGCCCGTGCCAAGAACAAGCGGTAGTCCTTGACTCGAGGTCCGTCAAAATCAGTCGACTGAATAACACCATCAAATCTTTG GAACAACAGAAGAAACAAGTGGAACATCAGCTGGAAGAA GAAAAGAAGGCAAACAACGAGAAACAGAAAGCCGAAAGGGAGCTAGAG GTTCAAATCCAGAGATTGAAcgtacagaaaaagaaactaattatTGACGTGTATCGCACGAAACGCTCTCTCATATACTTTGAAG AAGAGTCGAAGGATCTGGCTGCCCGCCTGCAACGTTCATCGCAGCGTACGGAAGAGTTAGAGCGGGCTCTGTCTGCTGTCACCGCCAcacagaagaagaaggaggacaGA TCCTCGAGCCGCAGTGAAACACTTCTCAAGACGCAGTTAGAGCGGTCCTTACAGGAGCGGGCACTGCTGAAAGCGCACGTGACACAG GTGAAGGAATCGCTGAAGCTAGTACAGCTACAGAGAGATGAATATGCTGAACATATAAAAGCAGAGAGGGCCCAGTGGCAGGAGATGATGAGGAAAATGTCCCAGGAG CTTTGCACCTTAAAGAAGGAGAAGCTGCATGACATGCATCGGGTGGAGGAGCTGGAGAGAAGCTTATCCCAACTCAAACACCAGATGG CTGAACCCCAGCCCCCGGAGCCCCCAGCAGTGCCCGCTGAGGAGGAGCTGCAGCACCTGAGGAAGGAACTAGAGAGGGTGTCAGCAGAGCTCCAGGCCCACGTGGAAAACCATCAACAC aacaatgagaacaagagCGCACGGCACTTGGAGCAGGAAGTCGAAGAGCTGCAGGAGAAGCTGGGCCAGGTGAATGAGACAGGAACCTCGATCCAGAAGGAACCAGAGGCAGCGGTCCCAGCCCCAGGGACTGGGGGCGAGTCTGTAAGTGGGGAGACCCCCCAGGCCCTGCAGGAAGTCATGGAGAAGCTGGAG AGCGGCCTTATGGACCTCCTGGAGGAGAAGGCGGACCTGAGGGAGCGTGTGGAGAAACTAGAACATCGATTCACGCAGTACTGGAGGGAGAGATGCCATCA GAAAATTAAACACCTTATAACGGAGCCAGAGGGCCGTGCCACAGAGGCCACACCGGGAGGAGGACATCATCAGGCCGGCCCAAGACGACGAGATGAAG GTGGAgctgctggagctgcaggagtTGCTGTTGCGGCTGGTGCTGACCGCAACAAAGGGCACAGAAAATTCCTGGCCGCTGCCCAGAGCCCTGATAATGAGCCCGGTCCAGGAGCCCCACCGCCCCAGGAGCTTGGGGCTGCCCACAAGCATGGCG ATCTTTGTGAGCTGAGCCTCAGCGACAGCGCCGAGACTGGGCAAGGAGAGGCCACGGAGGGGTCTCCCCACGACAACCCCACTGCACAGCCCATCGCGCAGGAGCACCAGGAGCACCAGGAGCACCCAGGCTTGGGCAGCAACCGCTGCGTGCCGTTCTTTTGCTGGGCTTGGCTGCGGAGAAGAAGGAGATGA
- the LOC102133441 gene encoding golgin subfamily A member 8B-like isoform X4 codes for MMRKMSQELCTLKKEKLHDMHRVEELERSLSQLKHQMAEPQPPEPPAVPAEEELQHLRKELERVSAELQAHVENHQHNNENKSARHLEQEVEELQEKLGQVNETGTSIQKEPEAAVPAPGTGGESVSGETPQALQEVMEKLESGLMDLLEEKADLRERVEKLEHRFTQYWRERCHQKIKHLITEPEGRATEATPGGGHHQAGPRRRDEGGAAGAAGVAVAAGADRNKGHRKFLAAAQSPDNEPGPGAPPPQELGAAHKHGDLCELSLSDSAETGQGEATEGSPHDNPTAQPIAQEHQEHQEHPGLGSNRCVPFFCWAWLRRRRR; via the exons ATGATGAGGAAAATGTCCCAGGAG CTTTGCACCTTAAAGAAGGAGAAGCTGCATGACATGCATCGGGTGGAGGAGCTGGAGAGAAGCTTATCCCAACTCAAACACCAGATGG CTGAACCCCAGCCCCCGGAGCCCCCAGCAGTGCCCGCTGAGGAGGAGCTGCAGCACCTGAGGAAGGAACTAGAGAGGGTGTCAGCAGAGCTCCAGGCCCACGTGGAAAACCATCAACAC aacaatgagaacaagagCGCACGGCACTTGGAGCAGGAAGTCGAAGAGCTGCAGGAGAAGCTGGGCCAGGTGAATGAGACAGGAACCTCGATCCAGAAGGAACCAGAGGCAGCGGTCCCAGCCCCAGGGACTGGGGGCGAGTCTGTAAGTGGGGAGACCCCCCAGGCCCTGCAGGAAGTCATGGAGAAGCTGGAG AGCGGCCTTATGGACCTCCTGGAGGAGAAGGCGGACCTGAGGGAGCGTGTGGAGAAACTAGAACATCGATTCACGCAGTACTGGAGGGAGAGATGCCATCA GAAAATTAAACACCTTATAACGGAGCCAGAGGGCCGTGCCACAGAGGCCACACCGGGAGGAGGACATCATCAGGCCGGCCCAAGACGACGAGATGAAG GTGGAgctgctggagctgcaggagtTGCTGTTGCGGCTGGTGCTGACCGCAACAAAGGGCACAGAAAATTCCTGGCCGCTGCCCAGAGCCCTGATAATGAGCCCGGTCCAGGAGCCCCACCGCCCCAGGAGCTTGGGGCTGCCCACAAGCATGGCG ATCTTTGTGAGCTGAGCCTCAGCGACAGCGCCGAGACTGGGCAAGGAGAGGCCACGGAGGGGTCTCCCCACGACAACCCCACTGCACAGCCCATCGCGCAGGAGCACCAGGAGCACCAGGAGCACCCAGGCTTGGGCAGCAACCGCTGCGTGCCGTTCTTTTGCTGGGCTTGGCTGCGGAGAAGAAGGAGATGA
- the LOC102133441 gene encoding golgin subfamily A member 8A-like isoform X3, with amino-acid sequence MLPVDVNERKSEGLDTEGNRICPCVLHGAGPTSCATLKDLEVGGSGWRCSDQAGQPSNLLPQQGLGAPLPAETAHTHPSPNDCSLYLSPDSCSTSSPLHAPQSPCQEQAVVLDSRSVKISRLNNTIKSLEQQKKQVEHQLEEEKKANNEKQKAERELEVQIQRLNVQKKKLIIDVYRTKRSLIYFEEESKDLAARLQRSSQRTEELERALSAVTATQKKKEDRSSSRSETLLKTQLERSLQERALLKAHVTQVKESLKLVQLQRDEYAEHIKAERAQWQEMMRKMSQELCTLKKEKLHDMHRVEELERSLSQLKHQMAEPQPPEPPAVPAEEELQHLRKELERVSAELQAHVENHQHNNENKSARHLEQEVEELQEKLGQVNETGTSIQKEPEAAVPAPGTGGESVSGETPQALQEVMEKLESGLMDLLEEKADLRERVEKLEHRFTQYWRERCHQKIKHLITEPEGRATEATPGGGHHQAGPRRRDEDLCELSLSDSAETGQGEATEGSPHDNPTAQPIAQEHQEHQEHPGLGSNRCVPFFCWAWLRRRRR; translated from the exons atgttgccaGTTGATGTGAATGAAAGGAAGTCAGAGGGCTTAGACACTGAGGGGAACAGaatatgtccatgtgtactccaCGGGGCGGGCCCTACATCATGTGCTACCCTGAAGGATCTGGAGGTGGGAGGCTCTGGGTGGAGGTGCAGTGACCAGGCAGGCCAGCCCTCCAACCTCCTCCCACAGCAGGGACTCGGTGCCCCTCTGCCAGCTGAGACagcccacacacaccccagccctAATGATTGTTCTCTCTACCTCTCCCCCGACTCCtgctccacctcctcccctctgcATGCACCTCAGAGCCCGTGCCAAGAACAAGCGGTAGTCCTTGACTCGAGGTCCGTCAAAATCAGTCGACTGAATAACACCATCAAATCTTTG GAACAACAGAAGAAACAAGTGGAACATCAGCTGGAAGAA GAAAAGAAGGCAAACAACGAGAAACAGAAAGCCGAAAGGGAGCTAGAG GTTCAAATCCAGAGATTGAAcgtacagaaaaagaaactaattatTGACGTGTATCGCACGAAACGCTCTCTCATATACTTTGAAG AAGAGTCGAAGGATCTGGCTGCCCGCCTGCAACGTTCATCGCAGCGTACGGAAGAGTTAGAGCGGGCTCTGTCTGCTGTCACCGCCAcacagaagaagaaggaggacaGA TCCTCGAGCCGCAGTGAAACACTTCTCAAGACGCAGTTAGAGCGGTCCTTACAGGAGCGGGCACTGCTGAAAGCGCACGTGACACAG GTGAAGGAATCGCTGAAGCTAGTACAGCTACAGAGAGATGAATATGCTGAACATATAAAAGCAGAGAGGGCCCAGTGGCAGGAGATGATGAGGAAAATGTCCCAGGAG CTTTGCACCTTAAAGAAGGAGAAGCTGCATGACATGCATCGGGTGGAGGAGCTGGAGAGAAGCTTATCCCAACTCAAACACCAGATGG CTGAACCCCAGCCCCCGGAGCCCCCAGCAGTGCCCGCTGAGGAGGAGCTGCAGCACCTGAGGAAGGAACTAGAGAGGGTGTCAGCAGAGCTCCAGGCCCACGTGGAAAACCATCAACAC aacaatgagaacaagagCGCACGGCACTTGGAGCAGGAAGTCGAAGAGCTGCAGGAGAAGCTGGGCCAGGTGAATGAGACAGGAACCTCGATCCAGAAGGAACCAGAGGCAGCGGTCCCAGCCCCAGGGACTGGGGGCGAGTCTGTAAGTGGGGAGACCCCCCAGGCCCTGCAGGAAGTCATGGAGAAGCTGGAG AGCGGCCTTATGGACCTCCTGGAGGAGAAGGCGGACCTGAGGGAGCGTGTGGAGAAACTAGAACATCGATTCACGCAGTACTGGAGGGAGAGATGCCATCA GAAAATTAAACACCTTATAACGGAGCCAGAGGGCCGTGCCACAGAGGCCACACCGGGAGGAGGACATCATCAGGCCGGCCCAAGACGACGAGATGAAG ATCTTTGTGAGCTGAGCCTCAGCGACAGCGCCGAGACTGGGCAAGGAGAGGCCACGGAGGGGTCTCCCCACGACAACCCCACTGCACAGCCCATCGCGCAGGAGCACCAGGAGCACCAGGAGCACCCAGGCTTGGGCAGCAACCGCTGCGTGCCGTTCTTTTGCTGGGCTTGGCTGCGGAGAAGAAGGAGATGA
- the LOC102133441 gene encoding golgin subfamily A member 8B-like isoform X2, producing the protein MECSVWILFTWKDEGENNSELKFPLNAIWKYSQWFHFSSPLKEYWHRNSPAVPAEAKRNRKTNGSSPETSTSAGCHSARDSPCQEQAVVLDSRSVKISRLNNTIKSLEQQKKQVEHQLEEEKKANNEKQKAERELEVQIQRLNVQKKKLIIDVYRTKRSLIYFEEESKDLAARLQRSSQRTEELERALSAVTATQKKKEDRSSSRSETLLKTQLERSLQERALLKAHVTQVKESLKLVQLQRDEYAEHIKAERAQWQEMMRKMSQELCTLKKEKLHDMHRVEELERSLSQLKHQMAEPQPPEPPAVPAEEELQHLRKELERVSAELQAHVENHQHNNENKSARHLEQEVEELQEKLGQVNETGTSIQKEPEAAVPAPGTGGESVSGETPQALQEVMEKLESGLMDLLEEKADLRERVEKLEHRFTQYWRERCHQKIKHLITEPEGRATEATPGGGHHQAGPRRRDEGGAAGAAGVAVAAGADRNKGHRKFLAAAQSPDNEPGPGAPPPQELGAAHKHGDLCELSLSDSAETGQGEATEGSPHDNPTAQPIAQEHQEHQEHPGLGSNRCVPFFCWAWLRRRRR; encoded by the exons ATGGAGTGTTCTGTTTGGATTCTATTCACTTGGAAGGATGAAGGTGAAAACAATTCAGAACTTAAATTTCCTTTGAATGCAATTTGGAAGTATAGCCAATGGTTCCACTTTTCTTCTCCA TTAAAAGAATATTGGCACAGAAACAGCCCTGCTGTTCCAGCAGAAGCAAAGAGGAACAGGAAAACAAATGGCAGTAGCCCTGAGACATCCACTTCTGCTGGTTGCCACTCAGCTCGGGAT AGCCCGTGCCAAGAACAAGCGGTAGTCCTTGACTCGAGGTCCGTCAAAATCAGTCGACTGAATAACACCATCAAATCTTTG GAACAACAGAAGAAACAAGTGGAACATCAGCTGGAAGAA GAAAAGAAGGCAAACAACGAGAAACAGAAAGCCGAAAGGGAGCTAGAG GTTCAAATCCAGAGATTGAAcgtacagaaaaagaaactaattatTGACGTGTATCGCACGAAACGCTCTCTCATATACTTTGAAG AAGAGTCGAAGGATCTGGCTGCCCGCCTGCAACGTTCATCGCAGCGTACGGAAGAGTTAGAGCGGGCTCTGTCTGCTGTCACCGCCAcacagaagaagaaggaggacaGA TCCTCGAGCCGCAGTGAAACACTTCTCAAGACGCAGTTAGAGCGGTCCTTACAGGAGCGGGCACTGCTGAAAGCGCACGTGACACAG GTGAAGGAATCGCTGAAGCTAGTACAGCTACAGAGAGATGAATATGCTGAACATATAAAAGCAGAGAGGGCCCAGTGGCAGGAGATGATGAGGAAAATGTCCCAGGAG CTTTGCACCTTAAAGAAGGAGAAGCTGCATGACATGCATCGGGTGGAGGAGCTGGAGAGAAGCTTATCCCAACTCAAACACCAGATGG CTGAACCCCAGCCCCCGGAGCCCCCAGCAGTGCCCGCTGAGGAGGAGCTGCAGCACCTGAGGAAGGAACTAGAGAGGGTGTCAGCAGAGCTCCAGGCCCACGTGGAAAACCATCAACAC aacaatgagaacaagagCGCACGGCACTTGGAGCAGGAAGTCGAAGAGCTGCAGGAGAAGCTGGGCCAGGTGAATGAGACAGGAACCTCGATCCAGAAGGAACCAGAGGCAGCGGTCCCAGCCCCAGGGACTGGGGGCGAGTCTGTAAGTGGGGAGACCCCCCAGGCCCTGCAGGAAGTCATGGAGAAGCTGGAG AGCGGCCTTATGGACCTCCTGGAGGAGAAGGCGGACCTGAGGGAGCGTGTGGAGAAACTAGAACATCGATTCACGCAGTACTGGAGGGAGAGATGCCATCA GAAAATTAAACACCTTATAACGGAGCCAGAGGGCCGTGCCACAGAGGCCACACCGGGAGGAGGACATCATCAGGCCGGCCCAAGACGACGAGATGAAG GTGGAgctgctggagctgcaggagtTGCTGTTGCGGCTGGTGCTGACCGCAACAAAGGGCACAGAAAATTCCTGGCCGCTGCCCAGAGCCCTGATAATGAGCCCGGTCCAGGAGCCCCACCGCCCCAGGAGCTTGGGGCTGCCCACAAGCATGGCG ATCTTTGTGAGCTGAGCCTCAGCGACAGCGCCGAGACTGGGCAAGGAGAGGCCACGGAGGGGTCTCCCCACGACAACCCCACTGCACAGCCCATCGCGCAGGAGCACCAGGAGCACCAGGAGCACCCAGGCTTGGGCAGCAACCGCTGCGTGCCGTTCTTTTGCTGGGCTTGGCTGCGGAGAAGAAGGAGATGA